The following is a genomic window from Desulfomicrobium macestii.
CTGCCTTTCACCGTGAGAGGGTAGTCCGCAAGAGACATATTCTGTCCCTACAGGACTACCCTTCAAGTTCCACCCACCACTTGTCCCCGAAGCCTTCGGCGCTTAGGGCCTGCCATTCGCAGCCCTGGTCTTCCCCGTGTGCGCTGAGGTGGAAATGCCCGAAGAACCACCTCCGGGGCTGGAACGCTTGCAGAACAGAATCCAGGAGGGCCACCGTGGGGTCCTCCAGTCGTGCCTGATCAAACTTGTTCTTCGGGAGCTGCCGTAAGAATCGCGCAGGTCCAGTGTGCGAGATCACGATATCAACGCGCCCCCCATGGGCCGCAACTTGCGACCGGGCACGATCAAGATCCTCGACAGTGGGCACCTCTTTCGCCCACCAGTCGTCGCCTTCGGTTCGACCTTCCCTGTCGGTGGACATGCCTCCCCCGAAGAAGAGGACGTACCTGCCGTCTGGTAAAGTCAAGACTGAACCCCTTGGCATGTAGAAACAGCCGGGAACCGGAATTTCCAGGGGCTGCCCTGGGGTTGCCTTCATGCGCTCTTGCAGGTCGTCGTGATTTTCGTGATTGCCGTCGCACCAATACAGCGTCGCCCCGCCCAGCTTGACGGAGTATTGATCGAACCGACGATTTCTGCTGATCTTGTCCGTGCCGTGGCGGTGCGGCCACCATCCAAAGTCGCCACATTGCAGTATGATGTCGGGCCGTTTCTTGTTGCAGAACCTGTTGAGCGCCCCAAAGTCAGCGTGGATGTCTCCGATGACGATTGTTTTCATAGCTGTACGTAAAAATAGTTTTTTTTGGTGAGTTATCGCCAATGTCAGCACGAACTGGGTGCTGATCCTGTTGTCATTAGTAATATATTACGTTGGGCTTGTCAATAGATTTCCGCTAGTCTCACCCAAAATAATCAGGACGGTGGTGGGGTCATGTCAATTTACGATATTCGTTCGGAGACAACAGGAATTACAAGTAATGTGAAGCGAATCATGGAAGAGAAAAAAATATCCATAGTAGCGCTTTCAAATGAAACAAAGTTGTCCACCAAAATTATTGAGCGAGCCAGAACAAATCAAATCAAATTATGTAAGCTTGAAACTCTTGCAATAATTGCCAAGGGATTGAATGTAAAAATAGTTGAATTGTTCGATGAATAATTCACAAATATAATGATTTAAATTTATATTTTAATATAAACATTAGTGTAAAATTTAAATAAAAAATTTGTGTATAGTAAATAGTATTTAATAATAGTTTTTTATATAAACTGTGAAGGATTTTTGAACAAAAAAAGCCCCGGGCAAGCCCGGGGCAGGGGGAGAGACTATCGCGTCTATCCACGTTGTCAAATATTAGCAGTCATCGCAGGAGATGTCACTCGTTGACCGTGAAAGGCAACACCTTGCGGCCCTGACCTGCCTTCAATTCGTCCAGATAATCTGCCCATAGTTGCATCATCTTCCTTCTTTCATCGAGAAACTTGGTTCGATTGTAGGCGCGTCCAAGGGTGTCGGGCACTGCATGCGCAAGTTGGTGCTCAATGATGACTGGATCGATGCGCAGGCGTTCATGCAGAAGCGTTCGGGCTATGGCGCGAAACCCATGGGCCGTGATCTCGCTTTTCGTGTCGTAACCGAGGCGTCGAAGGGCGGCATTGATAGCCGCCTCACTCATGGCCTTCGACTTGTCTTTGCCACCATTCGGGAAAACGTACTGGCCGACCTTGGGCAACTCTCCCAGCAATTCAGATGCCTGGATGGCCAGGGGGACGATGTGCGGATTCCGTGTCTTCATTTTTTCTGCCGGAATGCACCATTCCCGGCCGGACAAGTCCAGTTCCGACCATTCCATCTTTCGAAGTTCCCCAGGACGTACAAAAAGCATGGGGGCAAGCCGCAGAGCGACGCGCACATGGGGTGTTCCGGTAAAAGCCTCGATTGCACGCAGCAGTGCTCCGACTTCCGTCGGGTCGGTGAGGGCGGGGTAGTGTTGAACCCGAGCGGGAGGGATCGCTCCAACCAGATCCCCTGCCGGATTGCGAGTTGCGCGACCGGTCGCGATTGCATAACGGAATACCTGTCCGATTATTCCGCGTGTTCTGTGTGCGAGGTCTACCGCTCCCCGGGCTTCGATGCGCCGCAAGAGCGCAAGGATCTCGGGGGGCTCAAGGGTGTCCATTGTGCGACTGCCGATGAAGGGAAACACGTTTTTCTCCAACCCGAGCATAATCTTGACAGCATGTGACTCCGCCCAGCCTGGGGCTTTTTTGGAATACCACTCCCGGGCGATCTTTTCGAGGCTTTCGTCTTTTCGTTGTGCCTTGGGCGGCAGTTCGCCACGGCCCAGAGCGATCTTGAACTCGTCTTTCTTGAGTCTGGCTTCATTAAGGGTGACAATGGGGTATTTGCCAAAACTCGCCAATTTTTCTTTTCCGTTCTCTCGATACTTCAATCTCCACAACTTTGATCCGGAAGGTGAGACGAAGAGGAAGAGACCGTCCGCGTCGTAAAGTTTGTACGCCTTGTCGGATGGCTTTGCTGCTCGAATCTGTGCGTCTGTAAGCATTGGATACCCCCATTTTTGACTCAAGATACCCCATATGGGGTGAGATACCCCAAATTGATACCCCAAAAATGAGTTTACACACTTAGCAGCAAAATGAAAGATGCTGAAGGATAATGAATATAAGGACCCGGAATAGTTTGCGATTGGCGAAAAAAAGCCCGCATTGCGCGGGCTATTTTTGTGTGAATGGTGGGCCAACCAGGGGTCGAACCTGGGACCATCCGGTTATGAGCCGGGGGCTCTACCAACTGAGCTATTGGCCCTCTCGTGAGGAGCAACGGTTGTTAAGTCCTACTTCGCTTCTTTGTCAAGAAGTGTGCGGCGTCTCTCCTTGACGTGACTGATGGCCGCGCGTCCGGCCAGGGCGCCTTCGCCCACGGCCACGCTGATCTGCAGGAAGCGGCCCACGCAGTCTCCGGCCGCGAAGATGCCGGGGACGTTGGTTCGCTGATCCCGGTCCGTTTCGATGAACTGACCGTTGCGTACGAGGCCCAGGCTGTAGGCGAAGTCGCTGGAGGAGGCCTGTCCCATGGCCACGAAGAGGCCCTGGGCGTCGATCTGCTCGCCGGATTCAAGGTGAACCTTTTCAAGTCCGTTATCCCCGGCCAGGGTGGCGATCTTGCCTTCAAACACGGGAATATTGCTTTCTTCCAGGCGGTAGAGGAACTCCTCGCTGATGGACAGCTCCTTGCCTTGTGAGCAGACTTTCACGTCCGGGGTGTATTGCAGGAGTTCCAGGGCCTGGTTGGCGGCGAAGTTTCCCTCTCCGACAACCATGACCGGCTTGCCGCGCATGAAGAAGCCGTCACAGCTCACGCAGTAGGACACGCCCTTGCCTTCATAGTCGGCCAGGTTGGAGATGCCGGGCCTGATGCGGGACACGCCGGTGGCCAGGATGATGGACGCGGCTTTGATTTGCTTGTCCTCGGTCTTGGCCACGAAAGCGCCCGCGTCATCCTGATGGATGCCGAGCACGCGGTCGCAGCGGATGTCGGCCCCGAATTTTGCGGCCTGGGCCTTGCCCCGTTCGATCAATTCCTTTCCGGTTATGGTTTCGGTGAAGCCGAAGTAATTGTCTATTTCATAATCGCCGGCCACCTTGGGGGCGCAACCCAGAATCAGGGTGCGCATGCCTGCCCGTGCCGTGTAGATGGCGGACGAGAGACCGGCGGGACCTTGGCCTATGATGAGGATGTCGACGCTTTCCATGATGATTCTCCTTTGCTTGTGGCAGGTCAGATAAGGACGGATGGAGCGTGAGGCAATGCGTTTTTCAAATTTTGCAGTGGCACTCGGTCAGGCAGTGGTGCATGGCCTGGCCGAGCGCGATCATGTTCACCGGCTTGGGAAGGATCCGGCAGACGGCATGGTGCGAGCAGGCGATGCTGCCCAAGGGCGAGGCCGTGACCAGCATGATGCGGATGGCCGGGTTGAGCTGCCGTACGGTCGCGCAGAGGTCGTCGAGGCTGTTTGGGGGGCCGTCGTCGGTCAGGATGAGGTCAAAACCCAGGGGCTCCTCCTGCACGATGCCGCAGCCCTGCGCCAGAGTTTCGGCCTGGCGGACCTGATAGCCGAGTCTGGTCAGGCAGGAGCTGATGGAGGCGCGTACCTCGGGGGTGTGATTCGATGACCAGGATGCGCTCGGCATTGCCCCGGATGTCCGGGATGGTCAGGCATTCGACGCAGTCCGGAATCCGCCCCCGGTTGGCGGGCAGGCAGACCCGCGCAGTGGTGCCGCCTGACTGGTTCCGGGAGAAGAGCAGTTTGCCGCGCAGCGTCTTCACGATCTTCTGGGTGACAAAGAGTCCAAGCCCGGTCCCTTCGTCCCTGGGCTTGGTGGTGAAGAAAGGCTCGCACAGTTTGGGCAGATCCTCTTCCGGTACGCCGGGCCCGTTGTCGCTCACGCTGATGACCACGAGCATGCTCTCGGGATCGGTGATCATGATGTCCGTCTGCGGCTCGTCGTACCCGACGGCCGAGATTTCGATGCACGGCTCTTCCGTGTCCGCGAGGGCATGGATTGCGTTGTTGGTCAGATTCATGAGAATCTGCTGCATATGGACAGGGTCGCCGAAAAGCGTGCCCAGATGATGGTCCACCCGGGTCTTGACCTCGATGCGCGAATTCGTGGTGCCCCGGATGATGTCCAGCGTTTCAAGAATGGTGTCGCGCACCGAAAAATGGGTGAATTCCTCGTGCATCTTGCCGGTGAAATGCAGCACGCTGCGGATGAGCGAGGTGCCGCGCTGGCAGACGCGCAGGATGCGCTCCAGGTCTTCCGGGTCCGGGGTCTCGCACGCCCCGACGGAGCCGCGGATGAGTTCCGTGGAGAATACTATGGAGGAGAGGATGTTGTTGAAGTCGTGGGCCATGCCTCCGGCCAGGGTGCCGATGATGCCCAGCTTCTGCTGCTTTATGAACTGCTGCTCAAGTTCGCGGTTGGCCTTTTGCAGCTCCAGGGTGCGCTGCTGGACCTGGCGTTCGAGGTTGAGTCTGTAATCCTCGTTTTCGCGGATCAGGGCCGCCCGTTCCAGGGCCTTGTCCACGGCATGCAGCAGGACCGTGGGCGAGACGATGGGTTTGACCAGATAGTCCCAGGCCCCAAGGCGCAGGGCCTCCACCGCTTCGTCCAGGCCGCCCTCGCCGGAAACCACCAGCACCGGGGTGCGCGGAGTTTCGCCGGACAGCCTGGCCAAAAGCTCCAGGCCGTTCATGACCGGCATCTTCAGATCGACGATGAGCAGGTCTGGTCCGTGGGCCTGGAACATGTCCAGGCCTTCCTGACCGTTGCCTGCCTCCAGGATCTTGAAGCTCCGGGAGCGCAGGCTCGCTCCGGTGGTGGCGCGGATGAACGGATCGTCGTCCACCACCAGAACGGTTTTGGCTCGTTTGGGCTGGGCCGCCGACATGTCAGAACTTGTAGCCGATCATGCGCAGGAATTTCGTGCGCTTCTCCTTGTCTTCCTGGGTCTCGACTCCCTTGGAAGCAAATCCGTCTACCACGCCGAGGATGCCCCGGCCCTGGTCCGTCTGGGCCACGATGACCTGGACCGGGTTGGCCGTGGCGCAAAAGAGGCGCACCACTTCGGGGACGTTCTGTATGGTGTTGACCACGTTGACCGGGAACATGTCGCGCATGAACAGGATGAAGCTGTGCCCTGCGGAGAGCGCCTTGGCGTTTTCCGTGGCCAGTTCGATCAGTTCGGGGTCCGTGCCCGTGGTCCGGATCAGGCAGACATCCGAGGCTTCGCAGAAGGCCAGTCCAAACTTTGCCCCGGGCACGGTGTTGACCATGGCTTCATGCACGTCTTCCACGGTCTTGATGAAGTGGGACATCCCCAGGATCAGATTGAGGGCGTGCGGATTCTTGATGGGTACGAGCGAGAGCTCCATCTTCATCTCCTGACAAGCCGCTCAAAAACGGCAATCTGCTGCGTCAGCGAAAAAAAACCAGACCTCGCATCAGCTTAATACACTGCGCGCCCTGGATTTTTTCGCTTCCTTGCATCTTACCATTTTTGAACGGCCTGTGAATTTTGTATTATTGAGCAGTCAGCCAAAAGCGTTCGGGAAAGTTACTTCTGGACCCTGGACGAGCCGTCGTTGGCGCGCAGCACGCGCACCCTTTCACCGGCATAGAATTCCATGTCGGCTTCCTGAACCACGCTCAGGATCTCGCCGGTATCCAGTTCCACCGTGATTTCAAGCGCGTTTTTCCTGGTCACACCCTCTTCGGCCAGGGCGCCTGCGGCCGCGCCGCCCAGGGCACCGACTACCGCGCCGAGCACCTGGCCCCGGCCGCCGCCGACCATGCTGCCGAGCACTCCGCCGGTGACGCCGCCGCCCACCGCGCCGATTCCGCTCTTGGTGCCTTCAAGCTGCACTGCGCGTACAGATTGCACGGTTCCGTAATTGACCCGCATTTCCTGCATGGCTTGGTCACGGGAATACACCTGTGCCGAACGGCTGGAGGCGCAGGACGTGAGCAGGCCGGTGCTTGCGATCAGGAAGAGGCAAAGAATGAGCAATTTTTTACTATGGCGCATACGAAGCTCCTGGGTTGCAATTTGAGGCGCGGGTGTTTTTTGTTCCACGCATGGGAAAAGAGTCATGAAATCAATCTATAGTGGTTTGGC
Proteins encoded in this region:
- a CDS encoding metallophosphoesterase family protein, with product MKTIVIGDIHADFGALNRFCNKKRPDIILQCGDFGWWPHRHGTDKISRNRRFDQYSVKLGGATLYWCDGNHENHDDLQERMKATPGQPLEIPVPGCFYMPRGSVLTLPDGRYVLFFGGGMSTDREGRTEGDDWWAKEVPTVEDLDRARSQVAAHGGRVDIVISHTGPARFLRQLPKNKFDQARLEDPTVALLDSVLQAFQPRRWFFGHFHLSAHGEDQGCEWQALSAEGFGDKWWVELEG
- a CDS encoding helix-turn-helix domain-containing protein, coding for MSIYDIRSETTGITSNVKRIMEEKKISIVALSNETKLSTKIIERARTNQIKLCKLETLAIIAKGLNVKIVELFDE
- a CDS encoding tyrosine-type recombinase/integrase; the protein is MLTDAQIRAAKPSDKAYKLYDADGLFLFVSPSGSKLWRLKYRENGKEKLASFGKYPIVTLNEARLKKDEFKIALGRGELPPKAQRKDESLEKIAREWYSKKAPGWAESHAVKIMLGLEKNVFPFIGSRTMDTLEPPEILALLRRIEARGAVDLAHRTRGIIGQVFRYAIATGRATRNPAGDLVGAIPPARVQHYPALTDPTEVGALLRAIEAFTGTPHVRVALRLAPMLFVRPGELRKMEWSELDLSGREWCIPAEKMKTRNPHIVPLAIQASELLGELPKVGQYVFPNGGKDKSKAMSEAAINAALRRLGYDTKSEITAHGFRAIARTLLHERLRIDPVIIEHQLAHAVPDTLGRAYNRTKFLDERRKMMQLWADYLDELKAGQGRKVLPFTVNE
- a CDS encoding NAD(P)/FAD-dependent oxidoreductase; amino-acid sequence: MESVDILIIGQGPAGLSSAIYTARAGMRTLILGCAPKVAGDYEIDNYFGFTETITGKELIERGKAQAAKFGADIRCDRVLGIHQDDAGAFVAKTEDKQIKAASIILATGVSRIRPGISNLADYEGKGVSYCVSCDGFFMRGKPVMVVGEGNFAANQALELLQYTPDVKVCSQGKELSISEEFLYRLEESNIPVFEGKIATLAGDNGLEKVHLESGEQIDAQGLFVAMGQASSSDFAYSLGLVRNGQFIETDRDQRTNVPGIFAAGDCVGRFLQISVAVGEGALAGRAAISHVKERRRTLLDKEAK
- a CDS encoding hybrid sensor histidine kinase/response regulator, encoding MSAAQPKRAKTVLVVDDDPFIRATTGASLRSRSFKILEAGNGQEGLDMFQAHGPDLLIVDLKMPVMNGLELLARLSGETPRTPVLVVSGEGGLDEAVEALRLGAWDYLVKPIVSPTVLLHAVDKALERAALIRENEDYRLNLERQVQQRTLELQKANRELEQQFIKQQKLGIIGTLAGGMAHDFNNILSSIVFSTELIRGSVGACETPDPEDLERILRVCQRGTSLIRSVLHFTGKMHEEFTHFSVRDTILETLDIIRGTTNSRIEVKTRVDHHLGTLFGDPVHMQQILMNLTNNAIHALADTEEPCIEISAVGYDEPQTDIMITDPESMLVVISVSDNGPGVPEEDLPKLCEPFFTTKPRDEGTGLGLFVTQKIVKTLRGKLLFSRNQSGGTTARVCLPANRGRIPDCVECLTIPDIRGNAERILVIESHPRGTRLHQLLPDQTRLSGPPGRNSGAGLRHRAGGAPGF
- a CDS encoding adenosine-specific kinase, encoding MELSLVPIKNPHALNLILGMSHFIKTVEDVHEAMVNTVPGAKFGLAFCEASDVCLIRTTGTDPELIELATENAKALSAGHSFILFMRDMFPVNVVNTIQNVPEVVRLFCATANPVQVIVAQTDQGRGILGVVDGFASKGVETQEDKEKRTKFLRMIGYKF
- a CDS encoding outer membrane lipoprotein, which encodes MRHSKKLLILCLFLIASTGLLTSCASSRSAQVYSRDQAMQEMRVNYGTVQSVRAVQLEGTKSGIGAVGGGVTGGVLGSMVGGGRGQVLGAVVGALGGAAAGALAEEGVTRKNALEITVELDTGEILSVVQEADMEFYAGERVRVLRANDGSSRVQK